TAATGATATAGCGGTTGATGTTGGCTTTGGTTTGCGCTTTGATATTACGGTACTGGTATTGCGTACAGACCTGGGCGTGCCGCTCCGCACCCCATACGTTCGCCCCGGCGAGCCCCAATGGAACCTTGACTGGCACAGGAGCGTATTTAACCTGGCAATAGGATATCCTTTTTAATTATTGAATTATTGATTTACTGAATTATTGAGTTAAGGGTAGTTGAAAACCTACTAATTCAGTTATCAATAATTATAATCTGCATATTTGCACATCTGTAATCTGCACATCTAAAATGACATCCATTCCACTCCAGATCATCGACCTGCATGACGATGGTTACCATCCGTTAATTGAGGTGATCCTGTTTGGCAAAGCATTTATTATGGTTTTAGATACCGGCGCATCAAAAACCGCCTTTGACCAAACCATGCTGGCCGAAGCAAGTGAGGCAACTTTTATATCCGAGAGCGACAGGCTATCAACAGGTTTGGGTACCAATACTATGCAGTCGTTCACCGCTTTAATCAGCGGTATGCAAATCGGCAGTGTATTGGTTGCTGATTTTGAAGTTGCCGTATTGGATTTGTCCACTATCAATATAGCTTACGGCCAGCTGGGGCATCCGCAGGTGTTGGGCGTTTTAGGCGGCGATATATTGATGAAATACAGAGCGGTGATTGACTATGGTAAACAGGTTATTAAACTGAAAAAGCCCCGCGTTAAGCGAGGCTGATTCTTATCTTCAAATGGCATCTGCACATTTGTAATCTGCAAATTTGCACATCTTCCTATGTATCTATCTTGGCGTATTTAGCATTGCGCTCAATAAACTCGCGGCGCGGTGCTACTTCATCGCCCATGAGCATGCTAAAGGTATGATCACACTCGGCGGCGTTTTCGATGGTGGCGCGTTTTAGGGTACGGGTGGCCGGGTTCATGGTGGTATCCCAAAGCTGGATATCGTTCATCTCGCCCAAACCTTTGTAACGTTGTACGTGTACGCTATCTTCTTTACCGGCACCTTTTAGGCGTTGTATAGCGGCGTCGCGCTGTACATCATTCCAGCAGTATTCAAACTCTTTACCTTTTTTAACCTGGTATAATGGCGGCGATGCAATGTAAACATAACCCGCTTCAACCAATTCCTTCATATAACGGAAGAAGAACGTAAGTATCAGTGTGGTAATGTGCGATCCATCCACGTCGGCATCCGTCATGATGATGATTTTGTGGTAACGTAGTTTGGTTAAGTTAAGCGCCTTATCATCATCAGGCGTACCGCGGCTTACGCCCAGGCCGGTAAACATGTTCTTTATCTCTTCGTTTTCGTAAATTTTGTGCTCCATGGCTTTCTCCACGTTCAGGATTTTACCACGTAAAGGTAAAATAGCCTGGTATTCGCGGTCGCGGCCCTGTTTGGCGGTACCACCCGCCGAGTCACCCTCTACCAGGTACAGTTCGCACAACGATGGATCGTTATTGGCACAATCAGATAATTTACCTGGCAGGCCAGAGCCGGTCATTACACTCTTACGCTGTACCAGTTCGCGGGCTTTACGGGCAGCGGCACGTGCTGTAGCAGCAAGTATTACTTTATTTACAATTAGTTTAGCCTCTTTCGGGTTTTCTTCGAGGAAGTTGCCCAATATTTCGCCTACTGCCATATCAACGGCGCCCATCACCTCGTTGTTACCCAATTTGGTTTTGGTTTGGCCTTCAAACTGCGGCTCTTGTACTTTAACAGAAATTACAGCGGTTAATCCCTCGCGGAAGTCATCGCCGGTAATTTCCATCTTCATATTTTTCAGCAATCCCGATTTATCGGCATATGCCTTTAGCGTACGGGTCAGTCCGCGGCGAAAACCTGCTACGTGTGTACCGCCCTCAATAGTATTGATGTTATTTACGTACGAGAATACGTTCTCGGAGTACGTATCATTATACTGAAAGGCAAGCTCAACAGGGATACCATTCTTTACACCATCCAAATAGATAGGTTCCGGAATGATAGAAGTACGGGTGCCATCTAAAAACTTAACAAACTCGCGTAAGCCACCTTCAGAGTAAAACTCTTCGGTAGGGAATGATCCATCCTCGTTAGGGATGCGCTCATCGGTTAAACTAAGGCGGATGCCTTTATTTAAGAATGAAAGTTCGCGCAGGCGGCCGGCAAGGGTATCGTATTTATACTCGGTTGTAAGGGTAAAAATGGTAGCATCCGGTTTAAATATAATGGTAGTACCTCTTTTATCCGTGTCGCCAATAGTTTTAACCTCAAACAAAGGTTTGCCTTCAGAGTATTCCTGTGTCCACACCTTACCTTCGCGGTAAACTAAAGCGGTAAGGTGAATAGATAACGCGTTAACGCAACTTACACCCACACCATGCAAACCGCCGGATACCTTGTAAGTATCCTTATCAAATTTACCACCGGCGTGTAATACGGTCATTACCACCTCTAAAGCCGATTTTTTCTCTTTAGTGTGCATAGCGGTTGGGATACCGCGACCATTATCTTCAACCCTTATCGAGTTATCTTTTAGTATAAAAACCTTAATTGTGTCGCAGTGGCCGGCAAGGGCTTCGTCGATAGAGTTATCAACAACCTCATATACCAAATGGTGCAAACCTTTAACGCCTGTATCACCAATGTACATGGACGGACGCTTACGTACCGCCTCTAAACCTTCTAATACCTGTATATTATCTGCTGAATAATTGGATTTGTCCTGATTTTCTTCGCTCATATTTATTTAGTACAACAACCTTCAAAAGTACGAAATTTTGATGGTAATGACGAATGATTGTGGATAAAAAAGGAGGTGTGGATAGATGTGCGGTTAATCTGTAATATTCCCCATCTGTGTTTAAAAACTATTGCAAGCCGTGCCCATATCAACCTTTAAATTATAACCCGATTGATTGATTTGCTGGGTTGTAGTATAGTTTTTGCC
The genomic region above belongs to Mucilaginibacter sp. KACC 22773 and contains:
- a CDS encoding aspartyl protease family protein, which codes for MTSIPLQIIDLHDDGYHPLIEVILFGKAFIMVLDTGASKTAFDQTMLAEASEATFISESDRLSTGLGTNTMQSFTALISGMQIGSVLVADFEVAVLDLSTINIAYGQLGHPQVLGVLGGDILMKYRAVIDYGKQVIKLKKPRVKRG
- the gyrB gene encoding DNA topoisomerase (ATP-hydrolyzing) subunit B yields the protein MSEENQDKSNYSADNIQVLEGLEAVRKRPSMYIGDTGVKGLHHLVYEVVDNSIDEALAGHCDTIKVFILKDNSIRVEDNGRGIPTAMHTKEKKSALEVVMTVLHAGGKFDKDTYKVSGGLHGVGVSCVNALSIHLTALVYREGKVWTQEYSEGKPLFEVKTIGDTDKRGTTIIFKPDATIFTLTTEYKYDTLAGRLRELSFLNKGIRLSLTDERIPNEDGSFPTEEFYSEGGLREFVKFLDGTRTSIIPEPIYLDGVKNGIPVELAFQYNDTYSENVFSYVNNINTIEGGTHVAGFRRGLTRTLKAYADKSGLLKNMKMEITGDDFREGLTAVISVKVQEPQFEGQTKTKLGNNEVMGAVDMAVGEILGNFLEENPKEAKLIVNKVILAATARAAARKARELVQRKSVMTGSGLPGKLSDCANNDPSLCELYLVEGDSAGGTAKQGRDREYQAILPLRGKILNVEKAMEHKIYENEEIKNMFTGLGVSRGTPDDDKALNLTKLRYHKIIIMTDADVDGSHITTLILTFFFRYMKELVEAGYVYIASPPLYQVKKGKEFEYCWNDVQRDAAIQRLKGAGKEDSVHVQRYKGLGEMNDIQLWDTTMNPATRTLKRATIENAAECDHTFSMLMGDEVAPRREFIERNAKYAKIDT